From one Rhopalosiphum padi isolate XX-2018 chromosome 2, ASM2088224v1, whole genome shotgun sequence genomic stretch:
- the LOC132919527 gene encoding ataxin-10, which produces MMSTGGQQNKDVQEFMCRIKDLNTRRLSGQSDSDDMKNTTDTFRWLRNNSPFLDDTDKCRLLDSGLIEICLWYCNTYFANESLSCSILLQFLANFSVGHENSQRQIFDGFCSTLRHFIVSSQDSKLLNNSMMLLYNLCLCDVNFREEILKDANIVQQIMTHWTLKELEYSKIFLDSIFSNSKDFLLVFTNLPDCSKDELMNIISIWLDNYNKEVSLDVIVVIRNNFFIDCAIEKITRHVVNVLAKASNIEKFNSEIKSHTALLKKIMDLLVSIHKCVKDNDDSNDFSRVKDLSALFNSDVQTHNRFWFKSDLIRLIANMCFNNQKHQNLMRSDNIIPILLECCAFDAKNPLMREWSLFALRNILEGNLDNQNFVANIDSIGSIDPESSVKLTDTLKMASIKNSISDSDTMFI; this is translated from the exons ATGATGTCGACTGGAGGACAGCAGAATAAAGACGTGCAAGAGTTTATGTGCCGTATAAAGGACCTGAACACCAGAAGATTGTCCGGCCAGTCTGACTCTGATGATATGAAAAACACTACAGACACTTTTCGTTGGCTTCGGAACAACTCACCCTTTCTTGATGATACTGATAAATGCCGATTGTTGGATTCCGGACTGATTGAAATCTGTTTATGGTACTGCAACACTTATTTTGCCAACGAGTCCCTAAGCTGTAGTATATTGCTACAGTTTTTGGCCAACTTCTCTGTGGGCCATGAGAATTCTCAACGGCAGATATTTGATGGTTTCTGTAGTACGTTGAG acattttattgTATCTTCTCAGGATTCCAagctattaaataattcaatgatGCTGCTGTATAATCTGTGTTTGTGTGATGTAAACTTCAGAGAAGAGATCTTAAAAGATGCAAATATAGTTCAACAGATTATGACACATTGGACCCTAAAAGAATTggaatatag taaaatatttctagATTCAAtcttttcaaattcaaaagatTTCTTATTGGTCTTTACAAATCTTCCTGACTGTTCTAAAGATGAATTAATGAACATTATCTCCATTTGGCTTGACAATTATAACAAAGAAGTATCTTTAGATGTCATTGttgtaataagaaataatttttttatcgattgtGCCATAGAAAAAATAACAAGACATGTGGTGAATGTTCTTGCTAAGGCttcaaatatagaaaaattcaaTTCTGAAATAAAAAGTCACACtgctctattaaaaaaaattatgg ATTTGTTGGTATCCATACATAAGTGTGTCAAGGATAATGATGATTCAAATGACTTTAGTCGTGTGAAGGATCTCTCAGCTCTATTTAATTCAGATGTACAAACTCACAATAGATTTTGGTTCAAATCAGATCTAATACGATTGATTGCAAATATGTGTTTTAACAACCAAAAACATCAAAACCTA ATGCGTtctgataatattattcctaTACTGTTGGAGTGTTGTGCATTTGATGCCAAAAATCCCT TGATGCGTGAATGGAGCTTATTTGCACTAAGAAATATTTTGGAAGGAAATCTGGATAACCAAAATTTTGTGGCTAATATAGATTCTATTGGATCCATTGACCCTGAATCATCAGTTAAACTAACCGATACACTTAAAATGGCTTCAATTAAGAATTCTATCTCAGATAGCGACACTATGTTCAtctaa